Proteins encoded together in one Quercus lobata isolate SW786 chromosome 3, ValleyOak3.0 Primary Assembly, whole genome shotgun sequence window:
- the LOC115981566 gene encoding pleiotropic drug resistance protein 3-like, with the protein MAQMIGTDNIESLRIELAEIGRSIRSSFQHRTSSFRSSASGLSSTKGGDDDADADAVYALQWAAIERLPTFERLRSSLFDEDGDDVGANDTKEKRVIDVTKLGAQERQVFIEKLIKHIEHDNLRLLRKIRNRIDKVGVALPTVEVRYKNLHVEAECEVVHGKPLPTLWNSVKNMLSVFTKLPGSKSRLAKISIINEVSGIIKPGRITLLLGPPGCGKTSLLKALSGTLNQSLKIIGEITYNGYKLEEFVPQKTSAYISQNDKHIPDMTVREILDFSARCQGVGSRADIMVEVSKREKEAGIIPDPDVDTYMKAISAKGLKGNLQTDYILKILGLDICANTQVGDAMRRGISGGQKKRLTTGEMIVGPTKALFMDEITNGLDSSTAFQVVTCLQQLVHITDATVLVSLLQPAPETFDIFDDLILMSEGKIVYHGPRDHVLNFFEDCGFRCPERKGVAEFVQEVISRKDQAQYWYQMEVPYSYVSVDMFSRKFKESTYGKKLDEELSETYDKSQSHKDALSFSVYSLSKWELFRICASREYLLMKRNSFTYIFKTTQLLITACITMTVFLRTQMDIDILHANYYMGSLFYALVIFLVDGIPEVSMTIQRLEVFYKQKTFCFYPAWAYAIPASILKVPISFVESLVWTCLTYYVIGYSPEAERFFRQFILLFAVHLSSLSMFRFLASVFQTNNASMTAGTSAILIVLIFSGFIITQSSMPVWLKWGFWVSPITYGEMGLFLNEFLAPRWQKMLSTNTTIGQEILESRGLNFDGYLYWISLGALFGFIIVFNIGYVLALTFLNSPGSPRAIISHEKLSQIQGSEDSRDGSRLEKKTGNSPTQNSIEPNKGRTVLPFAPLTVVFQDVQYYVDIPLEMREEGFTNKKLQILSDITGALKPGVLTALMGVSGAGKTTLLDVLAGRKTSGYIEGHIKIGGYPKVQESFARVSGYCEQTDIHSPQITVEESVIFSAWLRLSPQIDSKTKAEFVNEVLETIELDGIKDALVGIPGISGLSNEQRKRLTIAVELVSNPSIIFMDEPTTGLDARAAAIVMRAVKNVADTGRTIVCTIHQPSIDIFEAFDELILLKRGGQVIYSGSLGQHSACVIEYFESIPGVPKIRNNYNPATWMLEVTSISAEAELGADFAQKYRDSALYEKNMELVRQLSSPPPGSTDLYFPTRFSQNGWGQLKSCLWKQHLAYWRSPAYNLMRIMHTLITALIFGVLYWDDGKKLNNQQNLFNIFGSMYVAVLFLGINNCSTVLPYVATERTIMYREIFAGMYSSWAYSLAQVIVEIPYLFIETAIFVTISYPMIGYYGSAYKVFWYFYTIFCSLLYFNYLGMLLVSLTPNYMVAAILSSAFYTTFNLFAGFLIPKPQIPKWWIWMYYLTPTSWSLNGMLTSQYGDINKEIVVFGETKTVVAFLEDYFGYHHDQLAIVAVVLIAFPIVFASLFSFFIGQLKFQHR; encoded by the exons ATGGCTCAGATGATTGGTACAGATAATATAGAGTCACTGAGAATTGAGTTGGCAGAGATAGGAAGAAGCATTAGATCATCTTTTCAGCATCGTACCTCAAGTTTCCGAAGCAGTGCTTCAGGATTGAGTTCTACAAagggtggtgatgatgatgctgatgctgatgctgtATATGCATTGCAGTGGGCTGCAATTGAGAGATTGCCAACATTTGAGCGGCTCAGATCATCCTTATTTGATGAGGATGGTGATGATGTTGGTGCTAATGATACTAAAGAAAAAAGGGTTATTGATGTTACCAAGCTTGGAGCTCAAGAACGGCAAGTCTTCATAGAGAAGCTCATCAAGCACATCGAGCACGACAACCTTCGCTTATTGAGGAAAATTAGAAACCGGATAGACAA AGTTGGTGTAGCATTGCCCACTGTGGAGGTGAGATACAAAAATCTGCATGTGGAGGCAGAGTGTGAAGTGGTTCATGGCAAGCCATTACCAACTCTATGGAATTCTGTTAAAAACATGCTTTCT GTATTCACTAAGCTGCCAGGTTCAAAGTCACGACTAGCTAAGATAAGCATAATTAACGAAGTTAGTGGTATCATAAAGCCTGGAAG GATAACTCTATTGCTTGGTCCCCCGGGTTGTGGGAAGACCTCCCTTTTGAAGGCTCTGTCAGGAACTCTAAACCAATCTCTCAAG ATTATTGGGGAGATTACTTATAATGGATACAAGCTAGAAGAGTTTGTCCCTCAAAAGACTTCAGCTTATATTAGTCAAAATGACAAGCACATTCCAGATATGACTGTCAGGGAAATACTGGATTTTTCAGCGCGTTGTCAGGGTGTTGGAAGCCGAGCAG ATATTATGGTGGAGGTCAGTAAAAGGGAGAAGGAAGCTGGAATTATTCCTGATCCAGACGTAGACACTTATATGAAG GCAATTTCAGCCAAAGGACTAAAAGGAAACCTTCAAACAGACTACATACTAAAG ATCCTTGGACTTGATATCTGTGCCAACACTCAAGTTGGAGATGCCATGAGAAGAGGTATCTCTGGTGGTCAGAAAAAGAGATTGACAACAG GGGAGATGATTGTAGGACCTACAAAAGCCTTGTTTATGGATGAAATAACAAATGGATTAGACAGTTCCACTGCATTTCAAGTTGTTACATGTCTTCAGCAGCTAGTGCATATCACAGATGCTACTGTACTAGTTTCACTTCTTCAGCCAGCACCAGAAACCTTTGATATTTTTGATGACCTTATTTTAATGTCAGAAGGGAAGATTGTGTATCATGGTCCACGTGAtcatgttctaaatttttttgaggaTTGTGGTTTTAGGTGTCCTGAGAGGAAAGGGGTTGCTGAGTTTGTCCAAGAG GTTATCTCTAGGAAAGATCAAGCACAGTACTGGTATCAAATGGAAGTACCCTACAGTTATGTTTCAGTTGATATGTTCTCTAGGAAATTCAAGGAATCTACTTATGGAAAGAAGCTGGATGAAGAGCTTTCAGAGACATATGATAAATCCCAAAGCCATAAAGATGCTCTTTCCTTTAGTGTGTATTCTCTTTCTAAATGGGAACTATTTAGAATATGTGCTTCAAGGGAGTATCTTCTCATGAAAAGGAATTCTTTCACCTATATATTCAAAACAACTCAG CTTCTCATCACTGCATGTATCACGATGACTGTATTTTTACGGACCCAGATGGATATTGATATTCTTCATGCAAATTACTATATGGGTTCCCTGTTTTATGCTCTTGTCATCTTTCTTGTTGATGGAATTCCAGAGGTGTCCATGACTATTCAAAGGCTTGAAGTCTTCtacaaacaaaaaacattttgtttttaccCAGCTTGGGCATATGCAATTCCAGCAAGTATTTTAAAGGTTCCTATTTCATTTGTGGAATCTCTAGTTTGGACATGCCTTACGTATTATGTTATTGGATATAGCCCTGAAGCCGAAAG GTTCTTCCGTCAGttcattcttctttttgcaGTGCATTTATCTTCATTATCCATGTTCCGTTTCCTGGCATCAGTCTTCCAGACCAATAATGCTTCCATGACAGCTGGTACTTCTGCAATATTAATAGTGTTAATATTCTCTGGCTTCATTATAACTCAAT CTTCTATGCCTGTTTGGTTGAAGTGGGGTTTCTGGGTTTCTCCTATCACATATGGAGAAATGGgcctttttttaaatgaatttcttgCCCCACGATGGCAAAAG ATGTTATCCACAAACACCACGATAGGGCAAGAAATACTCGAAAGCCGTGGACTGAACTTTGATGGATATCTTTATTGGATATCACTCGGTGCCCTATTTGGAttcataattgtttttaacattggaTATGTCCTGGCCTTAACTTTCTTGAACT CTCCTGGATCGCCTCGTGCTATTATCTCGCATGAAAAGCTCTCCCAAATACAGGGAAGTGAAGATTCACGTGATGGTTCCCGTCTAGAAAAAAAGACTGGAAATTCTCCTACACAGAATAGTATAGAACCAAATAAag GTAGAACGGTATTACCATTTGCACCCTTAACAGTAGTGTTTCAAGATGTGCAATACTATGTTGACATCCCCTTG GAAATGAGAGAAGAGGGATTCACCAATAAAAAACTCCAAATTCTTTCTGATATTACGGGTGCATTGAAGCCTGGTGTTCTTACAGCATTGATGGGTGTCAGTGGAGCTGGGAAAACAACTCTTCTGGATGTCTTAGCCGGAAGAAAGACTAGTGGCTATATTGAAGGGCACATAAAAATTGGAGGGTATCCCAAGGTTCAAGAGTCGTTTGCGAGGGTGTCGGGTTATTGTGAACAAACAGACATACATTCTCCTCAAATCACAGTTGAAGAATCGGTGATATTTTCTGCTTGGCTACGACTGTCTCCTCAGATAGACTCAAAAACTAAAGCT GAATTTGTGAATGAAGTCTTGGAGACCATTGAGCTTGATGGAATAAAGGATGCCTTAGTAGGCATACCTGGCATTAGTGGTCTATCAAATGAGCAGCGCAAGAGGCTTACAATAGCTGTGGAGCTTGTTTCTAACCCGTCTATTATCTTCATGGATGAACCAACAACGGGTTTGGATGCAAGAGCAGCTGCAATTGTTATGCGAGCTGTGAAGAATGTAGCTGATACAGGAAGAACAATTGTTTGTACCATCCACCAGCCAAGTATTGACATATTTGAAGCATTTGAtgag CTAATTCTTCTAAAAAGAGGTGGACAAGTAATATACTCGGGATCATTAGGACAACATTCAGCTTGTGTTATAGAATATTTTGAG AGTATCCCTGGAGTTCCGAAGattagaaataattacaatccGGCAACATGGATGCTAGAGGTCACTTCTATATCCGCAGAAGCAGAACTTGGTGCAGATTTTGCCCAGAAGTACAGGGATTCTGCTTTATACGA GAAAAACATGGAGCTTGTAAGGCAGTTGAGTAGTCCACCTCCTGGGTCAACAGATCTGTATTTTCCTACACGCTTTTCACAAAATGGTTGGGGACAATTAAAATCTTGCCTATGGAAACAGCATTTGGCTTATTGGAGGAGTCCTGCATACAACCTTATGCGTATCATGCATACGCTTATAACAGCTTTAATTTTTGGGGTGCTTTATTGGGACgatggaaaaaaatt GAATAACCAGCAGAATTTGTTCAATATATTTGGTTCCATGTATGTTGCCGTGCTCTTCTTGGGCATAAATAACTGCTCAACAGTTCTACCATATGTTGCAACAGAGCGAACAATTATGTATCGGGAAATATTTGCGGGGATGTACTCTTCATGGGCTTATTCACTTGCACAG GTGATAGTGGAGATTCCTTATCTCTTCATCGAAACTGCTATTTTTGTGACGATCAGCTATCCAATGATTGGATATTATGGGTCAGCTTATAAGGTTTTTTGGTACTTCTATACAATATTTTGTTCCTTGCTCTACTTCAACTATTTGGGAATGCTACTTGTGTCATTGACGCCAAACTACATGGTAGCTGCAATTTTGTCCTCAGCCTTCTACACAACATTCAACCTGTTTGCTGGTTTTTTGATTCCTAAACCG CAAATTCCAAAGTGGTGGATCTGGATGTATTATCTGACCCCTACATCTTGGTCACTTAATGGTATGCTTACATCACAATATGGAGATATAAATAAAGAGATTGTGGTATTTGGAGAAACCAAAACAGTTGTTGCATTCTTAGAAGATTACTTTGGGTATCACCACGACCAGTTAGCTATTGTGGCGGTTGTTCTCATTGCCTTCCCCATTGTTTTTGCATCCTTGTTTTCATTCTTTATCGGACAGTTAAAATTCCAGCATAGGTAG
- the LOC115980302 gene encoding uncharacterized protein LOC115980302, with protein MSMARLSTEDNDREFKRSKKGALSVLGFSDKDKIGTIQPHDDTLRGLNLKPEDLTAYDSPLVSFEGKTVTTKGTDQIAHIDWFSRGRGGLHCGQRLFALHSHSGQTLAPRPRSRFFYTSQKVKYLLEGRVEEIQSTTSAIPVDEPAEEVKCKILERVIVDDDPEKFFQVGSELPLREKEELIGFLRENVDVFAWDAYEAPRVDPSFICHYLNVNPSSIPKKQPPRHLSKEHANAVRDEVTKLKKAGAIKEVFYPEWLANTVVDYHQIPLAPGDQEKTAFMTPIGNYHYKVIPFGLKNAGSTYQRMITRMFELQLGKSVEVYIDDMVIKSKVVSKHVRDHRVIFGILRKHKLRFNASKCSFSVGSGKFLGYMVTHRGIEQLKEYLSWPPIMSSPEADEVLFAYIVVAPHAVSLVLIQIDDGIQQPVYYVSKSLHEAEVRYLPLEKAILVVVHTTQKLPHYFQAHTVVVLTQLPLRSVLRSADYTGRIAMWSTLLGAFDIKYMPRTSVKGQVLADLIAEFAEPLIEAIAKKENMDGKSVGTIFAQRASRWKVYVDGAANQRRFGVGLVLISPEKITIEKSLRLGFSATNNEAEYETLLQGMAMV; from the exons ATGTCTATGGCTCGACTCTCCACCGAGGACAACGATCGGGAATTCAAAAGGTCTAAGAAGGGAGCCTTATCTGTGCTAGGATTCTCAGACAAGGATAAGATTGGAACTATCCAACCCCACGATGATACTCTG AGGGGGCTGAACCTAAAGCCTGAAGACCTAACGGCGTATGATTCCCCTTTGGTGAGTTTCGAAGGGAAAACTGTTACCACCAAAGGGACAGATCAGATTGCTCATATAGATTGGTTCAGTCGTGGTcgaggtggacttcattgtggtCAACGCCTATTCGCCCTACATAGCCATAGTGGCCAGACCTTGGCTCCACGCCCTAGGAGCCGTTTCTTCTACACTTCACAAAAGGTGAAATACCTGTTGGAGGGCCGAGTGGAGGAGATT caatcaaccaCCTCGGCAATACCTGTTGATGAGCCAGCTGAAGAGGTGAAATGCAAAATTCTAGAAAGGGTTATTGTTGACGACGATCCAGAGAAATTCTTTCAAGTTGGCTCAGAACTGCCCCTCCGAGAGAAAGAAGAGTTGATTGggtttcttagagaaaatgttgacgtgtttgcatgggacgcctacgaggCCCCAAGGGTTGATCCGAGTTTCATTTGCCACTACCTAAACGTTAACCCATCCTCCAttcccaaaaagcaaccacCCCGACACCTGTCAAAAGAGCATGCCAACGCTGTTAGAGACGAAGTAACAAAGCTAAAaaaggcaggggctatcaaagaagtcttctaccccgaatggttggcgaATACAgtggtg gattatcatcaaataccactagcccCGGGAGATCAAGAGAAAACAGCATTCATGACTCCTATCggaaactaccattacaaaGTGATACCTTTCggtttgaagaatgcagggtctacctaccaaaggatgataaCTAGAATGTTTGAACTGCAACTGGGCAAGAGTgttgaagtctacatagacgacatggtAATAAAGAGTAAAGTGGTATCCAAGCATGTGAGAGATCACAGAGTCATTTTTGGCATCTTAAGAAAACACAAATTGCGTTTCAATGCCTCTAAGTGCTCATTCAGTGTCGGGTCTGGCAAATTTTTGGGCTATATGGTAACTcacaggggaattgag caacttaaagagTACCTGTCATggccacccatcatgtctagccctgaggccGACGAAGTTCTGTTCGCCTACATCGTGGTGGCCCCTCACGCTGTGAGCTTGGTGTTAATACAGATCGACGATGGCATACAACAgccagtttactatgtgagTAAATCgttacatgaggccgaggtgcgttACTTACCATTGGAGAAGGCGATTTTGGTAGTAGTGCATACTACACAGAAACTCCCTCACTATTTCCAAGCACACACAGTCGTtgttctaactcagcttcctCTCAGGAGTGTACTCCGGAGTGCCGATTACACAGGAAGAATTGCCATGTGGAGCACGCTTCTAGGGGCTTTCgatattaaatacatgcctcgGACCTCTGTCAAGGGCCAAGTTCTCGCTGATTTAATAGCCGAATTTGCTGAACCCCTAATAGAAGCAATAGCAAAGAAGGAAaatatggatggaaaatcggttggcacaatcTTTGCCCAAAGAGCCTCACGTTGGAAAGTGTATGTTGATGGCGCGGCAAACCAAAGGAGATTCGGCGTAGGGCTGGTTCTAATATCCCCTGAGAAGATTACCATAGAAAAGTCATTGAGACTAggattctcggctacaaacaatgaagccgaatatgaAACTCTATTACAAGGAATGGCCATGGTGTAG
- the LOC115980303 gene encoding uncharacterized protein LOC115980303: MDSINSYKQLTQAFGFFFITNSRVSLPLSSLLSLSMREGETLKAYSDRYWKMYNEMDGNYDDVAISTFKSGLPTEHCLRKSLTGKPITSVRQLMDWIDKYKRVEEDQLQGKGKEKIIPHKRNDFRSEQYNNNHPRRDFAGQSRLANTQTVNAVFRELVQQVLEKVKNESFFKWPNKMAGDSSKRNQSLYCQYHQDYEHTTEDCRNLWNHLN, encoded by the coding sequence ATGGACTCCATAAATtcttacaagcagctcacccaagcctttggcttttttttcATTACGAATAGCAGGGTTTCTCTGCCTCTGAGTTCATTGTTGTCATTGTCCATGCGTGAAGGAGAAACTTTAAAAGCATACTCGGACAGATATTGGAAAATGTACAATGAGATGGACGGTAACTATGACGACGTCGCCATCAGCACGTTTAAAAGtggtctccccaccgagcattGTTTGAGGAAATCCCTGACTGGTAAGCCTATTACCAGTGTCCGTCAACTTATGGACTGgattgacaaatacaaaagggtggaagagGACCAATtgcaagggaaaggaaaggagaagatcatccCCCACAAGAggaatgatttcaggtcggaacaaTATAACAATAACCATCCGAGGAGAGATTTTGCAGGGCAATCTAGATTAGCCAACACGCAAACGGTTAACGCCGTATTCAGAGAACTGGTACAACAGGTTTTGGAGAAAGTTAAGAATGAGTCGTTTTTCAAGTGGCCGAATAAGATGGCCGGAGACTCCTCAAAGCGTAACCAGAGTCTGTATTGTCAGTACCACCAAGACTACGAACATACTACTGAAGACTGCAGGAACCTATGGAACCACCTAAATTAG